One region of Salvelinus namaycush isolate Seneca chromosome 3, SaNama_1.0, whole genome shotgun sequence genomic DNA includes:
- the LOC120037835 gene encoding cdc42 effector protein 1-like, translated as MSLGKLPGIKGLVSGSQGKRRFKSELSVDMISPPLPDFRHTMHVGRGGDVFGDTSFLSNHGGKGEPVSPDSPTSSTKTTRFFSRTLRHVRRSPVPRARIGSRDLSPPPPPVSPIIKNAISLPQLNIDMPNGYQRVLFPSSVSSPDASLYSYGLQSGFVTLPRHSRLDKQLQDGTGLFAQNFSCGSLPDNDGFALTRSDSFTSFTVDLGPSLMSEVLGMIDSPSCLTMPNHNWELGEEEEEEEQSSVFELAVQSPMLSSSNPSMSSTPLKMNVNNRGRSCSSEWAEGEEEDERSLKTPDASMGSPTQVEPVMEAERFQRAADVLARHYGGGSFSRSHRSDSASSSSPLSQPKAPYAFPEEEEIKV; from the exons ATGAGTCTGGGAAAACTGCCAGGGATTAAAGGCCTAGTGTCAGGCTCTCAGGGGAAGAGGCGCTTTAAGAGCGAACTCTCCGTGGACATGATCAGCCCACCGCTACCAGATTTTCGCCACACCATGCACGTGGGCCGTGGTGGCGATGTGTTCGGAGACACCTCCTTCCTTAGCAATCATGGGGGCAAAGGGGAACCAGTGAGCCCCGATTCACCCACCAGCAGCACAAAGACCACCCGCTTCTTCTCCCGCACCCTGAGGCATGTACGCCGGTCCCCTGTGCCCCGTGCCAGGATCGGTTCCCGTGACCTTTCACCCCCACCGCCTCCTGTCTCACCCATCATCAAGAACGCCATCTCACTGCCCCAGCTGAACATTGACATGCCCAACGGCTACCAGAGGGTGCTATTCCCCAGCTCAGTGAGCTCCCCAGATGCCTCCCTCTACAGCTACG GTCTGCAGTCTGGTTTCGTCACACTACCCCGCCACTCCCGCCTTGATAAACAGCTGCAGGACGGCACCGGACTGTTCGCTCAGAACTTTAGCTGTGGCTCGCTCCCAGACAACGACGGCTTCGCGCTGACGCGCTCCGACTCCTTCACCTCTTTCACAGTGGACCTTGGCCCCTCCCTCATGAGTGAGGTTCTGGGCATGATTGACAGCCCCAGTTGCCTCACTATGCCCAATCACAACTGGGAGttgggggaagaggaggaagaggaggagcagagctCTGTGTTTGAGCTGGCTGTTCAGAGCCCCATGCTAAGCTCATCAAACCCTTCCATGTCAAGCACTCCGCTCAAAATGAATGTGAACAACAGGGGGCGCTCTTGCAGCTCAGAGtgggcagagggagaggaggaggatgagaggtcTCTTAAGACGCCAGACGCATCTATGGGGTCTCCTACACAGGTAGAACCAGTTATGGAAGCTGAGAGGTTCCAGAGGGCAGCTGACGTGCTGGCGCGTCACTACGGGGGAGGCTCCTTCTCCAGGAGTCATCGCAGCGattctgcctcctcctcctcacccctcagcCAGCCTAAAGCCCCCTACGCCTTCCCTGAGGAAGAGGAGATCAAAGTCTGA